Proteins encoded within one genomic window of Empedobacter falsenii:
- a CDS encoding polysaccharide deacetylase family protein has product MNRVATILFVIILICLSIGCFTKGLSFFYLLIPFFVWLTLTIFGAFEIRFNYFLKAYYRGNNHTEKIISLTFDDGPTEFTPRILSILEQNNAKATFFCIGKQIENYPEIFQKTHQSGHLIGNHTFHHSSKNGFYSAEKIVEEIVSTNQLIKEKINVTTKIFRPPFGVTNPHIAKALNKTQHNVIGWNIRSLDTVINDEKKLLNRITRQIKPGSIILMHDTSDKTANVLEQLFVFLQKENYKVVPLNELLKIDVYEN; this is encoded by the coding sequence ATGAACAGAGTTGCTACAATCCTTTTTGTAATTATACTAATCTGTTTATCAATTGGTTGTTTTACAAAAGGTTTGTCTTTTTTTTATTTATTGATACCTTTTTTTGTTTGGTTAACATTGACAATTTTTGGTGCTTTTGAAATTCGATTCAACTATTTTTTGAAAGCTTATTATCGAGGGAATAATCATACTGAAAAAATAATTTCTCTAACTTTTGATGATGGACCAACAGAATTTACGCCGAGAATTTTATCGATATTAGAACAAAATAATGCAAAAGCAACTTTTTTTTGCATTGGTAAACAAATCGAAAATTATCCTGAAATTTTTCAAAAAACTCATCAGTCAGGGCATTTGATAGGAAATCATACTTTTCATCATTCTTCTAAAAATGGTTTTTATTCTGCTGAAAAAATTGTTGAAGAAATCGTTTCTACCAATCAACTTATTAAAGAAAAAATAAACGTTACAACTAAAATTTTTAGACCACCTTTTGGTGTAACGAATCCACATATAGCAAAGGCTTTAAATAAAACACAACATAATGTAATTGGTTGGAATATTCGTTCTTTGGATACGGTTATCAATGATGAAAAAAAATTATTGAACCGAATTACTCGTCAAATAAAGCCTGGTTCTATTATTTTGATGCATGATACTTCGGACAAAACGGCGAATGTTTTAGAGCAATTATTTGTATTTTTACAAAAGGAAAATTATAAAGTAGTTCCGTTAAATGAACTCTTGAAAATTGATGTATATGAAAACTAA
- a CDS encoding 3-oxoacyl-ACP synthase: protein MTKVEIKNEQVWLNDELYFEDSSGDFGIFSKNFFKSFEIDYPKFYKMDHQSELAFLAAEILLKDENTLNENQDIALVFANRNSSLESDLKDQQSIQSTDEIFPSPAVFVYTLANICLGEVSIRHRLKTENAFFISENFNEEQLKKYANYLIQKNKAKKVVLAWIDYLQGDYEAKMYLID, encoded by the coding sequence ATGACTAAAGTTGAGATTAAAAACGAACAAGTTTGGTTGAATGATGAACTTTATTTTGAAGATTCTTCAGGAGATTTTGGTATATTTTCGAAAAATTTCTTCAAATCTTTCGAGATTGATTATCCAAAATTTTATAAAATGGATCATCAGAGTGAATTAGCTTTTTTAGCTGCCGAAATTTTATTGAAAGATGAAAATACATTGAACGAAAATCAAGATATTGCATTGGTTTTTGCAAATCGAAATTCGAGTTTAGAATCAGATTTGAAAGATCAACAAAGTATTCAATCTACGGATGAAATTTTTCCGAGTCCAGCAGTTTTTGTTTACACATTAGCAAATATTTGTTTGGGTGAGGTGAGTATTCGTCATCGATTGAAAACCGAAAATGCTTTTTTTATTTCGGAAAATTTTAATGAAGAACAATTAAAAAAGTATGCGAATTATTTAATTCAAAAAAATAAAGCAAAGAAAGTTGTTTTGGCTTGGATAGATTATTTACAAGGTGATTACGAAGCGAAAATGTACTTAATAGATTAA
- a CDS encoding MMPL family transporter, with amino-acid sequence MHKFFYNIFLKIRANKWLSVLFFILFLVGCAFFANRLKFEEDITRIIPKDEKNDAIAKVIAQLKFTDKVAVIIEKEKAGTLDDMTAQATDFLDSIQPLNNYYNDIQGQYDLDNFASTFDFVHQNLPLFLEKEDYKTLERKLSKDSIASIVESNYKSLITPTGIVSKEFMLKDPLGLTFVALNRLKEKNLTDDFEVYNGFIVTKDHSKLFLFINPKFSGSETEHNTEFVNRLEEIQQHLNPEYSGKSTLSYFGSSFIAVANAKQIKQDIITTVLISMITLMVILMVFYRKIYIPIIIFIPSVFGFFFALALLYFIQGTISAISLSIGAVLLGITIDYSLHIMTHYKHNSDSKTLFKEITKPLIMSCTTTAIAFLCLLFVKSDVLKDLGIFAGITVIVSGVFSLLIIPHLYHPKQDAIENNSSIIEKLAFFSFHNNKILIGACVLLIIVSCFTFNNVNFDKDLSKLNYVPTDQKIAEQKLETSSNSISKSLYVVNYGNNVEDVLNQNIALTNKLQKAEGKDEILSYNSIQSLVLPTSVQQEKIKDWENFWNSEKVNFVKNEFIKDGKKYGFKEEIYNQFFSIFDKAYQPLKLEDYRAFNPSLFEEFVSQKNGFYTISTLVKLKEESRENFIKQYHNKETIVIDRKQLNENFLGNLVTDFNNLVNYSFIAVLLILWYFFRRIELVIISAIPIALSGLVTAGLMGLFDIKLNIFSSIVCTLVFGHGVDFSIFMTSALQKEYTTGKDEMPTYRTSILLAVITTILAIGALIFAKSSFKINRISFFGWSCSSTSDYIYFLPNFISIFYFESTKTR; translated from the coding sequence ATGCATAAATTTTTCTATAACATATTTTTAAAAATCAGAGCGAATAAATGGTTGAGTGTATTATTTTTTATTCTCTTTTTAGTTGGTTGTGCTTTTTTTGCAAATCGACTAAAATTTGAAGAAGATATTACGCGAATCATTCCGAAAGATGAGAAAAATGATGCAATAGCAAAGGTTATTGCTCAATTAAAATTTACGGATAAAGTTGCGGTGATTATCGAAAAAGAAAAAGCTGGAACATTGGATGATATGACGGCTCAGGCAACTGATTTTTTAGATAGTATTCAACCGTTAAATAACTATTATAATGACATTCAAGGGCAGTATGATTTAGATAATTTTGCTTCGACTTTTGATTTTGTTCATCAAAATTTACCACTTTTTTTAGAGAAAGAAGATTATAAAACGTTAGAGCGAAAATTGTCTAAAGATTCGATAGCTTCTATTGTTGAAAGTAATTATAAAAGCTTGATTACCCCGACTGGAATTGTTTCGAAAGAGTTTATGTTGAAAGATCCGCTTGGATTGACTTTTGTTGCGTTAAATCGTTTAAAAGAAAAGAATTTGACGGATGATTTCGAGGTTTACAATGGATTTATTGTAACGAAAGATCATTCGAAATTATTTCTTTTTATCAATCCTAAATTTTCAGGAAGTGAAACAGAACATAATACCGAATTTGTCAATCGTTTAGAGGAAATTCAACAACATTTAAATCCTGAATATAGCGGGAAATCAACATTAAGTTATTTTGGTTCAAGCTTTATTGCAGTTGCGAATGCAAAGCAAATTAAACAAGATATTATTACAACTGTTTTGATTTCGATGATTACATTAATGGTGATTTTAATGGTTTTTTATCGAAAAATTTACATTCCAATAATTATTTTTATTCCTTCCGTTTTTGGTTTTTTCTTTGCTTTGGCACTTTTGTATTTTATTCAAGGTACAATTTCTGCAATTTCATTGAGTATTGGAGCAGTTTTATTAGGAATAACGATTGATTATTCGTTGCATATCATGACGCATTATAAGCACAATAGTGATTCAAAGACTTTATTTAAAGAGATTACAAAACCGCTTATCATGAGCTGTACAACTACAGCGATTGCATTTTTGTGTTTACTTTTTGTGAAATCGGATGTGTTGAAAGATTTAGGAATTTTTGCTGGAATAACAGTTATTGTTTCTGGTGTTTTTTCTTTATTGATTATTCCACATTTATATCATCCAAAACAAGATGCGATTGAAAATAATTCTTCAATAATCGAGAAGTTAGCGTTCTTTTCATTTCATAATAACAAGATATTGATTGGTGCTTGTGTTCTTTTGATTATTGTGAGTTGTTTTACGTTTAATAATGTCAATTTTGATAAAGATTTATCTAAATTGAATTACGTTCCAACCGACCAAAAAATAGCCGAACAAAAGTTAGAGACTTCGTCTAATTCTATCTCAAAATCATTGTATGTTGTAAATTATGGAAATAATGTCGAAGATGTTTTAAATCAAAATATAGCGTTAACAAATAAGTTGCAAAAAGCAGAAGGTAAGGATGAGATTTTAAGTTATAATTCCATTCAATCGTTAGTTTTGCCAACTTCTGTTCAACAAGAAAAAATAAAAGACTGGGAAAATTTCTGGAATTCAGAGAAAGTGAATTTTGTGAAGAATGAATTTATCAAGGATGGAAAAAAATATGGTTTCAAAGAAGAAATTTATAATCAATTTTTCTCAATTTTTGATAAAGCATATCAACCTTTAAAATTAGAAGATTATCGCGCGTTTAATCCATCGCTTTTTGAAGAATTTGTTTCGCAAAAAAATGGTTTTTATACGATTTCTACTTTAGTCAAATTAAAGGAAGAAAGCCGAGAAAATTTCATCAAACAATATCATAATAAAGAAACAATTGTAATTGATCGTAAACAGTTAAACGAAAACTTTTTAGGAAACCTAGTAACAGATTTTAATAATCTTGTCAACTATTCGTTTATTGCTGTTTTATTAATATTGTGGTATTTTTTCCGACGTATCGAATTGGTGATTATTAGTGCGATTCCTATCGCATTATCAGGTTTGGTTACAGCTGGATTGATGGGACTTTTTGATATTAAACTTAATATTTTTAGTAGTATTGTTTGTACGTTGGTTTTTGGTCATGGTGTCGATTTTAGTATTTTTATGACGAGTGCTTTACAAAAAGAATATACGACTGGAAAAGATGAAATGCCTACTTATCGAACTTCGATTTTGTTAGCAGTTATCACGACAATTTTAGCAATTGGAGCGTTAATTTTTGCTAAATCCAGCTTTAAAATCAATCGCATCAGTTTCTTTGGTTGGAGTTGTAGCAGCACTAGTGATTACATTTATTTTCTACCCAATTTTATTTCGATTTTTTATTTCGAATCGACCAAAACAAGGTAA
- a CDS encoding DUF3261 domain-containing protein has protein sequence MRLFLILSFFILTSCGTAYKIADIQEQQKDEREFLNPYFSSIDKEYSYRFKITFMKKEMKGNFVVKKLGYNSHRVVMTSDFGNTLFDLSVTDHDYTLNYAMPDLNKKMVVKTLADDLQAIFKNDFQVDERIKTTNQTILKSKEVSLIFAKNESNYFQELVHLKNNKIKTINQFSTDLTDFPEQISIKHNHFNLSITLTKVNIQLEEE, from the coding sequence ATGCGTCTGTTTTTAATCCTTAGTTTTTTCATTTTAACTTCTTGTGGTACGGCTTACAAAATTGCTGATATACAAGAACAACAAAAGGATGAAAGGGAGTTTTTGAACCCATATTTTAGTTCAATTGATAAAGAATATAGTTACCGTTTCAAGATTACGTTCATGAAAAAGGAAATGAAAGGTAATTTTGTTGTGAAAAAATTGGGTTATAACTCGCATCGTGTGGTAATGACGTCTGATTTTGGGAATACGTTATTTGATTTGTCAGTCACAGACCACGATTATACCTTGAATTATGCGATGCCAGATTTGAATAAAAAAATGGTTGTAAAAACTCTTGCAGATGATTTACAAGCTATTTTTAAAAATGATTTTCAAGTTGATGAGCGTATAAAAACGACAAATCAAACGATTTTAAAATCAAAAGAAGTGAGTTTAATTTTTGCTAAGAATGAATCAAATTATTTTCAAGAATTGGTTCATTTAAAGAATAATAAAATAAAAACAATTAACCAATTTTCGACAGATTTAACAGATTTTCCAGAACAGATTTCAATTAAACATAACCACTTCAATTTAAGTATTACACTTACAAAAGTAAATATACAATTAGAGGAAGAATAA
- a CDS encoding phosphopantetheine-binding protein: MENLINDLKVKIIEILNLEDVSVEDIKNDDPLFGDGLGLDSIDALELIVLLDKEYGIKITDPKEGKTIFQSVGVMADYIEKNRTK, encoded by the coding sequence ATGGAAAATTTAATTAACGATTTGAAAGTTAAAATCATTGAAATTTTAAATCTTGAAGATGTATCAGTAGAGGATATCAAAAATGATGATCCTTTATTTGGAGATGGTTTGGGATTAGATTCAATCGATGCTTTGGAGTTGATTGTTTTATTGGATAAAGAATATGGAATCAAAATTACAGATCCAAAAGAAGGAAAAACGATCTTTCAATCGGTAGGAGTAATGGCAGATTATATTGAGAAAAATAGAACAAAATAA
- a CDS encoding lysophospholipid acyltransferase family protein, whose product MTLWLAIQSGIFFIYFGLFGTITSLILRFLMLILPITKEKKYKLFGWGMSTFMKSVLMLKPTVVKKIINPNQEDFKKQSIIIANHTSFLDTLAIGMCTPKIVFLVNDWVYKSPIFGEAVKMAGFYPVSNGVENNIEEIKTRIGNEFSLMIFPEGTRSRTNNINRFHKGAFYLAEKLQLDILPIYIHGNSEIIPKGEFLIFDGHIYSIIGKRIAWNDENYGSNYSERTKKISKEFKVNFQEIRNQHEDENYWKQKLFLSFLYKESEIIQVVKKDFSLNKSVYHQLNNTFTKDEKIVHFSNDFGQIDFLLLMQQANRKIITFVKEEEKREVAATNYITKIRSLEYRSNFNVIDEYTTLLISTDIENIYQETINQFEKIVVLKNRNIDESLFTSFVQQTETNEYTVYTK is encoded by the coding sequence ATGACGTTGTGGTTGGCAATACAAAGTGGAATTTTCTTTATTTATTTTGGATTATTTGGTACAATAACGTCTTTGATCCTTCGATTTTTGATGCTTATTTTACCAATCACGAAAGAAAAAAAATATAAACTTTTTGGTTGGGGAATGTCAACTTTTATGAAATCTGTGTTGATGTTAAAACCAACGGTTGTCAAGAAAATTATTAATCCAAATCAAGAAGATTTTAAGAAACAGTCAATCATAATTGCGAATCACACTTCGTTCTTGGATACGTTGGCGATTGGAATGTGTACGCCTAAAATTGTTTTTTTGGTAAATGATTGGGTTTATAAATCGCCGATTTTTGGTGAAGCTGTGAAAATGGCTGGTTTTTATCCCGTTTCAAATGGTGTTGAAAATAATATTGAAGAGATTAAAACTCGAATTGGGAATGAGTTTTCGTTGATGATTTTTCCTGAAGGAACGCGTTCTCGAACAAATAATATCAATCGTTTTCACAAAGGTGCATTTTATTTGGCGGAGAAATTGCAACTTGATATTTTACCAATTTATATTCATGGGAATTCTGAGATTATTCCGAAAGGAGAATTTTTAATTTTTGATGGACATATTTATTCAATAATTGGTAAAAGAATTGCTTGGAATGATGAAAATTATGGATCAAATTATTCGGAGCGAACGAAAAAAATCAGTAAAGAATTTAAAGTTAATTTTCAAGAAATTCGAAATCAACATGAAGATGAAAATTATTGGAAACAGAAATTATTTTTAAGTTTTTTGTACAAAGAATCTGAAATAATTCAAGTTGTAAAAAAGGATTTTAGTTTGAATAAATCTGTTTATCATCAACTGAATAATACATTTACGAAAGATGAAAAAATAGTTCATTTTTCGAATGATTTTGGACAAATTGATTTTCTATTATTGATGCAACAAGCCAACCGAAAAATAATAACGTTTGTAAAAGAGGAAGAAAAGCGAGAGGTTGCTGCAACAAATTATATTACAAAAATCCGTTCGTTAGAATATCGTTCTAATTTTAACGTTATAGATGAATATACGACGCTTTTAATTTCAACTGATATTGAGAATATTTATCAAGAAACAATAAATCAATTTGAGAAAATTGTTGTTTTAAAGAATAGAAATATTGACGAATCACTTTTTACAAGTTTTGTCCAACAAACAGAAACAAATGAATACACAGTTTACACAAAATAA
- a CDS encoding LolA family protein: MKTKIFILFAFFHLTIFAQESKMSNVEIENFKKDIITDSKKIQTLTADFTQYKVMSFLDKPIVSKGKLYLQNPKAMRWNYTQPIDYNVIFNNGKIYINDEGKKSSVDLQGNKKFEKLNQLIVGSVSGNLFDTNDFIITFAKTDKSRIAKLQPKLKDVKKYIKEIQLTFYSGQSTVTEVKLIEPSDDYTKILFTNKSLNKTINASVFNP, encoded by the coding sequence ATGAAAACTAAAATCTTCATTTTATTTGCTTTTTTTCACTTGACAATTTTTGCGCAAGAAAGTAAAATGAGTAATGTTGAAATTGAAAATTTCAAAAAAGATATTATAACTGATTCTAAGAAAATACAGACGTTGACGGCTGATTTTACACAATATAAAGTGATGAGTTTCTTGGATAAACCAATTGTTTCGAAAGGGAAATTGTATTTACAAAATCCGAAAGCGATGCGTTGGAATTATACTCAACCGATTGATTATAATGTGATTTTTAACAATGGAAAAATCTATATTAATGATGAAGGAAAAAAATCGAGTGTAGATTTGCAAGGAAATAAAAAATTTGAAAAATTAAATCAATTAATTGTAGGAAGTGTAAGTGGAAATTTGTTTGATACAAACGATTTCATTATAACTTTTGCGAAAACTGATAAATCTCGAATTGCGAAATTGCAACCAAAATTAAAGGATGTAAAAAAGTACATCAAAGAAATTCAGTTGACATTTTATTCTGGTCAATCAACGGTTACAGAAGTTAAATTAATTGAACCTTCGGATGATTACACAAAAATTTTATTTACCAACAAATCTTTAAATAAAACAATCAATGCGTCTGTTTTTAATCCTTAG
- a CDS encoding beta-ketoacyl-[acyl-carrier-protein] synthase family protein, whose amino-acid sequence MHKKVAITGMGIISAIGKNVEENFDSLIHQKHGLSRLENFDSIHKNEIFVGEIKLSNDELATFLNLSPENNFSRTVMLGLIAVKEALQNAGIENVNEVRTGLISSTSVGGMDRTENYFLDYENLLEKQKYISSHDAGASSNQISNEIGLKGFVSTISTACSSAANAIMYGARLINSGKLDRVIVGGTDALSKFTMNGFKSLMILSDEFNQPFDENRKGLNLGEAAAYLVLESEEFVRKSNKKVLGYLIGAGNSNDAFHQTASSENGEGAYLAMRKAFESAIIQPTEIDYINVHGTATNNNDLTEGRALKRIFGENVPNFSSTKPFTGHTLAAAASVEAVFSLLSLQHNLVYPNLNFQSPIEELNIFPTTKLVKKNIKYVLSNSFGFGGNCSTLIFSKS is encoded by the coding sequence ATGCATAAAAAAGTTGCAATAACAGGAATGGGAATTATTTCGGCAATTGGTAAAAATGTCGAAGAGAATTTCGATTCATTAATTCATCAAAAGCATGGCTTATCACGCCTCGAAAATTTTGATTCTATTCATAAAAATGAAATTTTTGTAGGAGAAATTAAATTATCGAACGATGAATTAGCAACTTTTTTAAATTTATCTCCAGAGAATAATTTCTCTCGAACAGTGATGTTAGGACTAATTGCTGTGAAAGAAGCTCTGCAAAATGCAGGAATCGAAAACGTAAATGAAGTCAGAACTGGATTGATTTCTTCGACAAGTGTGGGAGGAATGGATAGGACAGAAAATTACTTTTTGGATTATGAAAATTTGCTTGAAAAACAAAAGTACATTTCGAGTCATGATGCTGGCGCTTCTTCCAATCAAATTTCAAATGAAATCGGTTTGAAAGGCTTTGTTTCGACAATTAGTACTGCTTGTTCTTCGGCTGCGAATGCGATTATGTATGGCGCGCGCTTGATTAATTCAGGTAAATTGGATCGAGTGATTGTTGGCGGAACGGATGCATTGTCAAAGTTTACCATGAATGGATTCAAAAGTTTGATGATTCTGAGTGATGAATTTAATCAACCTTTTGATGAAAATAGAAAAGGTTTGAATCTTGGTGAAGCAGCTGCTTATTTGGTTTTAGAATCAGAAGAATTTGTTCGAAAATCAAATAAAAAAGTCCTTGGTTATTTGATTGGTGCAGGAAATTCGAATGATGCATTTCATCAAACAGCTTCTTCTGAAAATGGAGAAGGAGCGTATTTGGCGATGAGAAAAGCATTTGAATCAGCAATTATTCAACCAACTGAAATCGATTATATCAATGTTCATGGAACTGCAACAAACAATAATGATTTAACAGAAGGACGAGCTTTGAAGAGAATTTTCGGAGAAAATGTACCAAATTTCAGTTCTACAAAACCATTCACAGGTCATACATTGGCTGCTGCTGCGAGTGTAGAAGCAGTTTTTAGCTTGTTGAGTCTTCAACATAATCTTGTTTATCCAAATCTTAATTTTCAATCTCCGATTGAAGAGTTGAATATCTTTCCTACCACAAAACTGGTAAAGAAAAATATTAAATATGTGTTATCAAATTCGTTTGGTTTTGGAGGAAATTGTTCAACTTTAATTTTTTCTAAATCATGA
- a CDS encoding beta-ketoacyl synthase chain length factor, with protein MKEVFVNGLGFVNSQFIDEITNDFLPLETSITKAKSPSLKDMISPAMSRRMASGVKIGIYSSLKALNDAGIEQPEAIITGTALGCLVDSEKFLTNIIQNKEEFLTPTAFIQSTHNTVGSQIALHLGCNAYNFTYTNGFNSFENALLDGFLQVENQEANNVLVGGIDEIGERTYQLLQLIGEIESKDNQGIKYSEGAHFCVLSNKRNENSYAKVLDVFILNQYEDLYSEILKFIQLNHMNLTDIDTIISGENLLNINDLNKIELFEYKEFIGEFGTSSAFGFVLGCELLKNQILPNQFKMNDVKAESYKNVLLVNGHKGQDLSLVLLQSI; from the coding sequence ATGAAAGAAGTATTTGTAAACGGATTAGGTTTTGTAAATTCGCAATTTATAGATGAAATTACGAATGATTTTCTTCCTTTAGAAACTTCCATTACAAAGGCAAAATCACCTTCTCTTAAAGATATGATTTCGCCAGCGATGAGCCGTAGAATGGCTTCTGGAGTAAAAATAGGAATTTATTCTTCTCTAAAAGCTTTGAATGATGCAGGAATTGAACAACCAGAGGCAATAATTACAGGAACGGCTTTAGGTTGTTTGGTAGATTCTGAAAAGTTTTTGACAAATATTATTCAAAATAAAGAAGAGTTTTTAACTCCAACGGCTTTTATTCAATCTACGCATAATACGGTTGGCTCTCAAATTGCTCTGCATCTTGGTTGTAATGCATACAATTTTACGTATACAAATGGTTTTAATTCCTTTGAAAATGCGCTTTTAGATGGTTTTTTACAAGTAGAAAATCAAGAAGCAAATAACGTTTTGGTTGGTGGAATTGATGAAATTGGAGAACGAACGTATCAATTGTTACAATTAATTGGTGAAATAGAATCAAAAGATAATCAAGGAATTAAATATAGTGAAGGCGCACATTTTTGTGTTTTATCTAATAAGAGAAATGAAAACTCTTATGCGAAAGTTTTAGATGTTTTTATTTTAAATCAATATGAAGATTTGTATTCCGAAATTCTAAAATTTATTCAATTGAATCATATGAATTTAACCGATATTGATACGATTATTTCTGGTGAAAATTTATTGAATATTAATGATTTAAATAAAATAGAGTTATTTGAATACAAAGAATTTATTGGAGAGTTTGGAACTTCTTCTGCTTTCGGATTTGTGTTAGGATGTGAATTGCTGAAAAATCAAATTTTACCAAATCAATTCAAAATGAATGATGTAAAAGCTGAAAGTTATAAAAATGTACTTTTGGTGAATGGGCATAAAGGCCAGGATTTAAGTTTAGTATTGCTTCAATCGATATGA
- a CDS encoding phytoene desaturase family protein encodes MNTQFTQNNFEPHYDVVVIGSGLGGLVSALILAKEGKKVVVLEKNNQFGGNLQTFVRNKTIFDTGVHYIGGLDKGENLYNYFSYLNISDKLKLRQLDKNGFDMISFDDDSQEYPIAQTYQNFVDQLAHLFPKEQENLIQYSNKLEEICSAFPMYNLNIGTFADEEDFLSINAKEYIDSVFTDERLKAVLVGNNFLYVGQAEKTPLYIHALSVNSYIHSAWRCVNGGSQIAKLLIKELKKYGGEIYKYQEIRSFVQNENEEVIGCETTKGKSFFGDLFISNIDIKKTIDMLGERKFGKPFSRRVKSLEVTPSAFTIYIVFKPKSFSYINHNIYHFNSINDVWDSYEKPTNDWPNTYIATFSMDQKDEEYSESMTVMTYMTFDEVQKWEESYNVETNDNYGKRGEEYEEFKRQKTELIIRKLEKKFPDIREKISSIHTSTPLSYRDFIGSEKGNMYGYLKDSNHPMKTFISPRSKVKNVFFTGQNVRVHGVLGVTVGAFVTCCEILGADYLMNKVHREIKLNANE; translated from the coding sequence ATGAATACACAGTTTACACAAAATAATTTTGAACCTCATTACGATGTAGTAGTGATTGGTAGTGGTTTGGGTGGACTTGTTTCTGCGCTTATTTTGGCAAAAGAAGGGAAGAAAGTTGTGGTATTGGAAAAGAATAATCAGTTTGGAGGAAATTTGCAAACTTTTGTTCGAAATAAAACAATTTTTGATACTGGCGTTCATTATATTGGAGGTTTAGATAAAGGAGAAAACTTGTATAACTATTTCAGTTATTTGAATATATCCGACAAATTGAAACTACGTCAGTTGGATAAAAATGGTTTTGATATGATTTCGTTTGATGATGATTCTCAGGAATATCCAATAGCGCAAACGTATCAGAATTTTGTTGATCAATTAGCTCATCTTTTTCCTAAAGAACAAGAAAATTTAATCCAATATAGTAATAAATTAGAAGAAATATGTTCTGCTTTTCCAATGTATAATTTGAATATCGGAACTTTTGCTGATGAAGAAGATTTTTTGTCGATTAATGCGAAAGAATACATTGATTCTGTTTTTACAGATGAGCGTTTGAAAGCAGTTCTGGTGGGGAATAATTTTCTTTATGTAGGACAAGCAGAGAAAACGCCTTTGTACATACATGCGCTTTCGGTTAACTCTTATATACATTCGGCTTGGCGATGTGTAAATGGAGGAAGTCAAATTGCGAAACTTTTGATCAAAGAATTAAAGAAATATGGCGGTGAAATTTATAAATACCAAGAAATAAGATCATTTGTTCAGAACGAAAATGAAGAAGTAATTGGTTGTGAAACAACAAAAGGAAAAAGTTTCTTTGGTGATTTATTCATTTCGAATATTGACATTAAAAAAACAATAGACATGTTAGGCGAGCGTAAGTTTGGTAAACCATTTTCTCGACGTGTCAAAAGCTTGGAAGTAACGCCATCTGCATTTACTATTTATATTGTTTTTAAGCCTAAAAGTTTTTCCTATATCAATCATAATATTTATCATTTTAACTCAATAAATGATGTATGGGATAGCTACGAAAAACCTACAAACGATTGGCCAAATACATACATTGCAACATTTAGTATGGATCAAAAAGATGAAGAATATTCGGAAAGTATGACGGTTATGACATATATGACGTTTGATGAAGTACAAAAATGGGAAGAATCGTATAATGTTGAGACTAACGATAATTATGGGAAAAGAGGAGAAGAATATGAAGAATTTAAACGTCAGAAAACTGAATTAATCATTCGTAAATTAGAGAAAAAATTTCCTGATATTAGAGAAAAAATTTCTTCAATTCATACTTCTACGCCTTTATCTTATCGCGATTTTATTGGTTCTGAAAAAGGAAATATGTATGGGTATTTGAAAGATAGTAATCATCCGATGAAAACATTTATTTCACCAAGATCTAAAGTGAAAAATGTGTTTTTTACTGGCCAAAATGTCCGTGTTCATGGAGTTTTGGGTGTAACGGTTGGTGCATTTGTAACCTGTTGTGAAATCCTTGGCGCTGACTATCTAATGAACAAAGTTCATCGTGAAATAAAACTAAATGCGAATGAATAA
- a CDS encoding 3-hydroxyacyl-ACP dehydratase, with translation MLIPNLYTIKNTEKIDENNFKVQIELNPNHQVFEGHFPNNPITPGVCMMQIIKEITEGFVSKDLFLSKVSNVKFMATINPFINPILDLSLNVVCENNEVKVKNSSFFETTNALKFSAIYKVLD, from the coding sequence ATGCTTATTCCTAATCTATATACCATTAAAAATACTGAAAAAATTGATGAAAATAATTTTAAAGTTCAAATTGAATTGAATCCAAATCATCAAGTTTTCGAAGGTCATTTTCCAAATAATCCAATTACACCTGGTGTTTGCATGATGCAGATTATAAAGGAAATAACAGAAGGTTTTGTTTCGAAAGATTTGTTTTTGTCTAAAGTTTCGAATGTGAAATTTATGGCGACAATAAATCCGTTTATCAATCCTATTTTGGATTTGAGTTTGAATGTTGTTTGTGAAAATAATGAAGTGAAAGTGAAAAATTCTTCATTTTTTGAAACGACAAATGCGTTGAAATTTAGTGCAATTTATAAAGTTTTGGATTAA